One Solea solea chromosome 5, fSolSol10.1, whole genome shotgun sequence genomic window carries:
- the LOC131459700 gene encoding mothers against decapentaplegic homolog 6-like, which translates to MFKSKRSGLVRRLWRSRLVTESDGRDGSRRGEGARNGPCGRHSGKLHRHEQRSVAHTDAAPGLTGEAGDVTECAERGEEAEDDRGAMCVLEHRGYRPGQEGDRSTVTCCLFGEWDLRPRSPYWAPRKDGGGPCQCATRHAGLEDEVAITAHVFLKRLKEKSLEALAKAVDAKGGLPSECVMVPSTELRLGAHHVSPQFLLCKLYRWSDLPVSAQLKSLCHCQSFGAVDSAKVCGNPYHYSRLCEPESPPPPYSLSRSDEHKPLDSTLSYTETVPPLLSSPPHIMPRDYTDTGTSLGSSTSGGHRSHWCSVAYWEQRTRVGRLYPAYEPSLSIFYDLPQGTGLCLGQLHANAYHSRRDDPGSHSASGLHGHPIHGDGGNSSSGSGSGGVQQIRSRIGFGIVLSREPDGVWVYNRSQHPVFVHSPTLDPPSARGLSVKRVMPGFSLKVFDYERSSWMAEHDVKPESQEGPWDPHSVRISFAKGWGPCYSRQFITSCPCWLEVLLNNHR; encoded by the exons GGGGAAGCTCCACAGACACGAGCAGCGGTCAGTGGCGCACACTGACGCGGCTCCGGGACTCACAGGAGAGGCTGGAGACGTGACGGAGTGCGCGGAGCGgggggaggaggcggaggatgACCGCGGTGCCATGTGCGTCCTGGAGCACAGAGGTTACAGGCCGGGACAGGAGGGCGACAGGAGTACGGTGACGTGTTGTTTGTTTGGGGAATGGGATCTCCGACCGCGGAGCCCTTATTGGGCCCCGAGGAAAGACGGAGGGGGGCCTTGTCAGTGCGCAACGAGGCACGCTGGTCTGGAGGACGAGGTGGCCATCACTGctcatgtgtttttgaaaaggcTCAAGGAGAAATCTCTAGAGGCTTTAGCCAAGGCTGTCGACGCCAAAGGAGGGTTACCTAGCGAGTGCGTCATGGTGCCGAGCACCGAGTTGCGGCTCGGGGCTCATCACGTCTCTCCACAGTTTCTGCTGTGTAAGCTGTACCGCTGGAGCGACCTGCCGGTCTCTGCCCAACTCAAGTCACTGTGCCACTGCCAGAGCTTCGGCGCAGTGGACAGCGCCAAGGTGTGCGGCAACCCCTACCACTACAGCCGCTTATGTGAGCCAG AATCACCTCCTCCTCCGTACTCGCTGTCCCGCTCAGATGAACACAAGCCACTGG ACTCAACTCTGTCTTACACTGAAACTGtgccccccctcctctccagtCCGCCTCACATCATGCCAAGAGACTACACAG ACACTGGTACCTCCCTCGGCTCCTCGACCTCTGGCGGACATCGCTCTCACTGGTGCAGCGTTGCTTACTGGGAGCAGCGCACTCGCGTGGGCCGCCTCTATCCAGCCTACGAGCCCTCGCTCAGCATCTTCTATGACCTACCTCAGGGCACGGGCCTCTGCCTCGGCCAGCTCCACGCCAACGCCTACCACAGTCGCCGCGACGACCCGGGCAGCCACAGCGCGTCGGGCCTCCACGGACATCCCATTCACGGAGACGGCgggaacagcagcagcggcagtggCAGCGGCGGCGTGCAACAGATACGCAGCAGAATCGGCTTCGGGATCGTGTTGAGCCGCGAGCCGGACGGCGTGTGGGTGTACAACCGCAGCCAGCACCCGGTGTTTGTCCACTCGCCCACTCTGGACCCACCCAGTGCTCGGGGGCTGAGCGTGAAGAGGGTGATGCCCGGCTTCTCCCTCAAAGTGTTTGACTATGAACGCTCCAGCTGGATGGCCGAGCATGACGTGAAGCCGGAGAGCCAGGAGGGGCCCTGGGACCCCCACAGTGTTCGTATTAGTTTTGCTAAAGGATGGGGCCCGTGTTACTCCAGACAATTCATCACCTCCTGTCCCTGCTGGCTGGAGGTGCTACTCAACAACCACagatag